Below is a window of Candidatus Paceibacterota bacterium DNA.
CGGAAAGAAAATCAGAAATCTCTTCAGCCACTGGGGTGGTCTCCGGTAAATCTATCTTATCCAATACTCGTGTTTCGGTATTTATCTCAAAAAGATCGTCGTTGTTCCAGATGTAACCGCCTTCTAGTGTTAGCACTGTCAGAGTCTTCTGCTTAATCGGGCTTGCTCGATTAATGACAGATTTAATGTCGTGCTTGAATGCAGTCTCTAAGATATCCGAATTAGAGATGACTTTGGTATACTTACATGAGACTGGTACAAGTTCAATGCCTAGAGATTTTGCTATGGAGATTTCGTGACAAAGGAGATGCATGACGGCGTCATCATTAAAAGTGCCCCATTTGTGCCATTCGAAAAACATATTTTTCATTTTCTTACTCTTTAGAAGCTCCCTTAACTTCTTTGCTGCGGAGTGGTGGGGGAATTCATAACCAATAGCTAACTTCAAATTTTTCTCTTCTGCTTTCCTTACCAATTTTTCTAAGTCGTTACTATCAGTAGTACCCGGTTTTTCCAAAAAGACATGCTTGTCAGCCTCAAGCGCTTTTGATGCTATATCAAAGTGTGTGTTAGTTGGAGTAGCGATGAAAACCGCCTGAACTTCTGGGTCAGAAAATACAGTCACCAAATCAGTCTTACTGTCGCACTCGTATTTCACCTCAGCTTGTGTACCGAGCTCACCGAGGAGAATTTTTCCCCACCGGCCAATGCCGATCATCGCTACTTTCAATTTATTTTCCATACGAAAAGGAGTACCTATTCACGCCATGTAGTATAGCGCAAATAGGTACCCCAAGCGACTAGGTCTCTCGTGTTCTTAAAAAAGATGATATAATAAAAACTACTTACAACCAAGCATGAGAATTCTTTTAGCAGCAGGAATCTTTTTTCCTGACATTGGCGGGCCAGCCATACATGTGAGAAAGATCGCCGAGAGGCTCGTT
It encodes the following:
- a CDS encoding Gfo/Idh/MocA family oxidoreductase, with the protein product MENKLKVAMIGIGRWGKILLGELGTQAEVKYECDSKTDLVTVFSDPEVQAVFIATPTNTHFDIASKALEADKHVFLEKPGTTDSNDLEKLVRKAEEKNLKLAIGYEFPHHSAAKKLRELLKSKKMKNMFFEWHKWGTFNDDAVMHLLCHEISIAKSLGIELVPVSCKYTKVISNSDILETAFKHDIKSVINRASPIKQKTLTVLTLEGGYIWNNDDLFEINTETRVLDKIDLPETTPVAEEISDFLSAIKENREPKTDGQFALEIYKIIEKVSALR